A genome region from Penaeus vannamei isolate JL-2024 chromosome 20, ASM4276789v1, whole genome shotgun sequence includes the following:
- the LOC113810513 gene encoding degenerin-like protein unc-105, which translates to MSRNNLFRQVEAHSGVPQTVILIPDHRTFNDTSRVAPGKSVATLSSSFLFHLPVGDVGELLILVPELSLRQVENLRYKNGLTLREARQEARRQDKDTGASGPFNNFYARLKVPPTRDGDERGWRLLLHNTEGSVALRVVTEGKSVYPKWNPDIQVTMKKFNTLDTWTSPCERRTGYSDRDCELGCFERAFSEGGGCWLPFMSPGSAAPCASAQEYSFSLEFVETLLYGGNWTRGGCECPSACDDVTYESYSDSREIEADTTRIRIFYNDLTYQEVTEEWAYTLIPLMCDIGGVLGLLLGASVLTFIEVLQCVLACCSRGCANARQGSVTSLSPH; encoded by the exons atgtctcgcaaTAAT ctcTTCAGACAGGTGGAAGCCCACTCCGGGGTTCCACAGACCGTCATCCTAATACCAGACCACCG GACGTTTAACGACACATCACGGGTCGCACCAGGTAAaagtgttgccaccttgagttcatcgtttttatttcatttgcctgtgggagatgttggag aactcttaatacttgtaccggaactgtctctgaGACAGGTAGAAaatctcagatacaaaaatggtctcactctacgtgaagccagacaggaagcacgccgacaag acAAAGACACGGGGGCGTCGGGTCCCTTCAACAACTTCTACGCCCGCCTGAAGGTGCCGCCCACCAGAGATGGCGACGAGAGGGGGTGGCGCCTCCTGCTGCACAACACCGAAGGCAGCGTCGCCCTCAGGGTGGTCACGGAGGGCAAGTCTGTGTACCCGAAGTGGAATCCGGATATACAGGTCACCATGAAGAAG TTCAACACCTTGGACACCTGGACGAGCCCGTGCGAGAGGCGGACCGGGTACTCGGACCGGGACTGCGAGCTGGGCTGTTTCGAGAGGGCCTTTTCGGAGGGAGGAGGGTGCTGGCTGCCCTTCATGAGCCCGGGGAGTGCCGCCCCCTGCGCCTCCGCCCAAGAGTACAGCTTCAGTTTGGAATTCGTGGAGACGCTGCTCTATGGAGGGAATTGG ACAAGAGGCGGTTGCGAGTGCCCGAGCGCCTGTGATGACGTCACCTACGAGTCTTACAGCGATTCGAGGGAGATCGAAGCAGACACCACCAGAATCAGGATATTTTACAAC GATCTCACGTACCAAGAAGTGACAGAGGAGTGGGCTTACACGCTCATACCTCTCATGTGTGACATAG GCGGCGTGCTGGGGTTACTACTGGGAGCAAGTGTGTTGACATTCATTGAGGTGCTGCAGTGTGTTCTGGCCTGCTGTTCCCGGGGCTGCGCTAATGCCAGGCAGGGGAGTGTCACATCCCTTTCGCCTCACTAG